The nucleotide sequence AAACCGGACTCCAACCATCCGATTTCGATTACGCCGTGTTCCATCAGCCAAACGGTAAATTCCCGCTCAAGGCTGCGAAAACTCTCGGGTTCACCACCGAACAGCTCAAGCCTGGCTTGATGGTAACGCACTTCGGGAACACGTATTCGGCAGCGTCGTTGATTGGACTCGCAGCGACCCTCGACCAGGCGTCGCCCTCGCAACGGATATTACTAACCTCCTTCGGCTCAGGTGCTGGTTCAGACTCGTTTGCATTCCGCGTGACCGATCGCATCGAGGAGCTGCGGAACCGCGCACCAAAGGTCGCGGACTTCATTCATGCCGGTAAGTATCTCGATTACGCCGGGTATGCCAAGCATCAAAGGAAAATAAGGATGTGAACTAATGAAATGAGAGAAGTAGCGATAATAGGTGCGGGAACGACGAAATTCGGCGAACTCTGGGAGAAATCGTTCCGGGACATCGCAGTAGAGGCGGGTTTGAAGGCGATCGAGGACGCAGGGATCAGCGGCGATGAGATACAGGCGCTCTATGGCGGGAATATGTCTGCAGGCCGATTCACCGGGCAAGAGCATACCGGGCCACTGATCGCCGATTACGCTGGGTTAGCTCGATTACACCTTCCTACCACGAGTGTAGAAGCTGCGTGCGCTTCCGGCGCTCTTGCATTGCATTTAGCCGTGCTCGCGGTAGCTTCCGGTTGGTACGACCTCGTAATAGCTGCGGGTGTGGAGAAGATGACCGATGTGGAGCCGGATGTAGCGGAGGATCTGCTTGCCTCTTCTGTCGATCGGAAATGGGAAGCGATTTACGGTGCGACCCTGCCGGCCTTATTCGCGATGATGGCGCGGACACACATGGAGCGCTACAACACGACGAGCGAGCAAATGGCCCGGGTTGCGGCAAAGAATCACGCTAACGCTATTCACAACCCGTATGCACAATTCCGGAATACGATAAGCGTAGAAGGCGTGCTTGCTTCGCCCATTGTTGCGGATCCGCTCCACATGTTGGACTGCTCGAGCATCGCAGATGGTGCGGCTGCGGTCGTTCTATGCGCTGCTGACAAGGCGAGGGATTACTCTGATTCACCAGTCTATGTGAAAGCATCCGCGCAGACGAGTGATACCATCTCGCTCCACGATCGACGCGACATCACCACGATGGATGCAACGCTATGTGCGGCGAAGAAGGCGTATCAGCGGGCATCTTTAGAGCCGTCACAGATCGATTTCGCCGAAGTGCACGATTCTTATACGATTTCTGAACTGATTGCCATCGAAGATTTAGGGTTCTGTAACAAAGGCGAAGGTGGCGTTGTTACCGAAGAAGGTGAGACGGAAATAGGCGGTCGTATACCGGTAAATCCTTCTGGCGGCTTGAAGGCGTGCGGACATCCTCTTGGCGCAACGGGCATAAGGCAGACAGTGGAAATAACGCAGCAACTCCGAGGAGAAGCAGGAAAACGGCAGGTCCCTAACGCTGAAGTCGGACTGACGCATAATATCGGTGGAACCGGAGCGACAGCCATCGTACACATCTTCTCTCGTTAGTTCCACTCGAAGTGCAACCGTAAGTGTTATGACAACCTATAAATAAGGTTACTTCCAACAGCTTACATCATTGCAAATTGTATCGAGATGGGGCCGTGCGGAGATAAACTAAACTATGGATAACCTATTTAAAGACCTGATAAACGATGGGGAGATATTCGCAAATAAGGAGGTGCTTCGTCCTACCTATATCCCTGAAAACCTACCGCACCGGAGGAAGCAAATAAGAAGCTTGGCCGATATCCTCTCCTCCGCGTTAAAAGGGGAAACACCCTCCAATATCCTTATTTACGGTAAGACCGGGACGGGGAAGACCTCCACGGTAAAATACGTAAGTAAAGAATTGGAGGATATGGCACAGAAGACGGGCAGTAATTGCTCCCTGCTGTATATCAACAGTGAGATGTTCGATACCCAGTATCGCATATTTGCCTATCTCGCCCGTGTCTTTAACAAACACGTTCCGATGATCGGCTGGCCGACCGACATGGTCTATGCGGAGTTCAAGAGCGGAATAGATGCGGAGAAACGCCACGTAATTGTTATATTAGACGAAGTGGACAAGTTGGCGAGCAAAGGAGATGAAGCGTTATATAACCTCTCGCGGATAAACGGCGAGTTAACGAATGCGCGGGTAAGTCTTATCGGGATCTCGAACGACCTTACTTTCACAGACCTTTTGGACCCGCGCGTAAAGTCCTCGTTGGGCGAAGAGGAGATAATATTTCCGCCTTACGATGCCGATCAGTTGAAAGATATCCTGTATGCGCGGGCTGATAAGGCGTTTAGGGTGAATACGCTTGGTGATCCCGTGATTCCACTCTGCGCGGCACTCGCGGCGTCTGAGCATGGCGATGCACGGCGCGCTCTTGACCTGCTCCGGGTATCCGGCGAACTCGCGGAACGTGCAGGCGCGAAAACGGTAGGTGAGGATCATGTGAGACAGGCAAGCGACAAGATTGAAACAAACCGAGTGACGGAAGTGGTAAAAACGCTGCCGCTCCAATCAAAGATTGTGCTCAGTAGTATCCTCATTTTAAGCCGCGAGCGAACCAAAAGGCGGTTCTCCAGCGGCGAAGTGTATACTATGTATCGGCGTTTGTGCAACCATTTGGGCATGGATGCCCTAACACAGCGGCGTGTTACCGATTTCATCTCGGAATTGGACATCCTGGGCTTGGTCAATGCGGTGATCGTGAGCAAGGGCAGATACGGACGGACGAAGGAGATCTCCCTCAGTGTGCCGGAAGAGTGCGTGCGACCGGTATTGCTTGAAGACTATAAACTTAAAGCAATATCTTCTATTAGAGTAAGACAGCAGATAACATTGTAGGGGGATGAAAGATGAGCGATAAAGAAGAAAAAGGGAAAAAGAAGGGAAAGCAGACGACGGGGCATGTCACGTTCGAGGTACCGGACGAGTTGCAGACCAAATCCTTAGAAGCGGTCGAGTTGGCAAGGACGACAGGCACCATAAAGAAAGGAACGAACGAATCCACAAAGACCATCGAAAGAGGACTGGCGAAATTAGTGGTTATAAGTGAGGATATTACTCCACCGGAGATTGCCATGCATCTTCCACCGCTGTGTGAAGAGAAGGGTATTCCGTACTTGTACGTTAAAAGCCAGAGAGATTTAGGTGCTGCTTGTGGTATTAACAAAGGTTGCGCCTCTGTTGCCATCGTGGACCCCGGAAAAGCTGGAGAGGCGATTGATAAGATCGCTGAGGAGCTTAAGAAGCTAACAGAGTAAGTACCTGATGAGTGAGTGAGTACGTGAGTAAAAGGCAAGGTAAGAAATGAGCGAAGAAGGGGGAACACCGGCAGAGGTCTTAGAGATCGTGGGTAGGACCGGAATGCACGGTGAGTCCATACAGGTGAAGTGCAAGATCCTTGATGGCGTTAACAAGGGCCGGATCCTCACGAGGAACTGCATTGGCCCGATAAAAGTGGGTGATGTCTTAGTGCTCGTAGAGACGGCAAGAGAAGTGCGGAAACTACATACGAGGAGGTAACGAGAGAATGGAAATCAAATGCTCTTTTTGCGATACGTCTTTAGAGCCCGGAACCGGGAAGATGTTTGTGAAGCGCGATGGAACTGTTCTTTATTTCTGTAGTTCTAAGTGCGAACGCAACATGCTGAAATTGAGGCGAAAGAGCAGGAAATTAAAGTGGGCTGCAGGGTCAAAGGAATAGCCAGACCAGCCGACTGACGAATTCCCGCCCGTTCTCTCCTTTCCTTTGTTTTATTTTGTTTTGTTCTGTTTCGTTTCGT is from Methanomicrobia archaeon and encodes:
- a CDS encoding thiolase domain-containing protein, coding for MREVAIIGAGTTKFGELWEKSFRDIAVEAGLKAIEDAGISGDEIQALYGGNMSAGRFTGQEHTGPLIADYAGLARLHLPTTSVEAACASGALALHLAVLAVASGWYDLVIAAGVEKMTDVEPDVAEDLLASSVDRKWEAIYGATLPALFAMMARTHMERYNTTSEQMARVAAKNHANAIHNPYAQFRNTISVEGVLASPIVADPLHMLDCSSIADGAAAVVLCAADKARDYSDSPVYVKASAQTSDTISLHDRRDITTMDATLCAAKKAYQRASLEPSQIDFAEVHDSYTISELIAIEDLGFCNKGEGGVVTEEGETEIGGRIPVNPSGGLKACGHPLGATGIRQTVEITQQLRGEAGKRQVPNAEVGLTHNIGGTGATAIVHIFSR
- a CDS encoding ORC1-type DNA replication protein, yielding MDNLFKDLINDGEIFANKEVLRPTYIPENLPHRRKQIRSLADILSSALKGETPSNILIYGKTGTGKTSTVKYVSKELEDMAQKTGSNCSLLYINSEMFDTQYRIFAYLARVFNKHVPMIGWPTDMVYAEFKSGIDAEKRHVIVILDEVDKLASKGDEALYNLSRINGELTNARVSLIGISNDLTFTDLLDPRVKSSLGEEEIIFPPYDADQLKDILYARADKAFRVNTLGDPVIPLCAALAASEHGDARRALDLLRVSGELAERAGAKTVGEDHVRQASDKIETNRVTEVVKTLPLQSKIVLSSILILSRERTKRRFSSGEVYTMYRRLCNHLGMDALTQRRVTDFISELDILGLVNAVIVSKGRYGRTKEISLSVPEECVRPVLLEDYKLKAISSIRVRQQITL
- a CDS encoding 50S ribosomal protein L7ae, with amino-acid sequence MSDKEEKGKKKGKQTTGHVTFEVPDELQTKSLEAVELARTTGTIKKGTNESTKTIERGLAKLVVISEDITPPEIAMHLPPLCEEKGIPYLYVKSQRDLGAACGINKGCASVAIVDPGKAGEAIDKIAEELKKLTE
- a CDS encoding 30S ribosomal protein S28e; amino-acid sequence: MSEEGGTPAEVLEIVGRTGMHGESIQVKCKILDGVNKGRILTRNCIGPIKVGDVLVLVETAREVRKLHTRR
- a CDS encoding 50S ribosomal protein L24e yields the protein MEIKCSFCDTSLEPGTGKMFVKRDGTVLYFCSSKCERNMLKLRRKSRKLKWAAGSKE